CGCAGCATCTGAGAGTCGAGGCGCATCTCGAAATCGTGTACCGCCAGCGGAGCCGTTGCGGTCGGGAAGTTGATGCGATTGCCTGCCGACACAGCCCATTGCTGATATTGTATGGTCTGCACGGGTTCAAGGCGCGCATACCAGATGCTATCTTGCGTCAGAGCGGCCCCCAACGCAACCCGCTGCCGCCCAAGCGAATCAAGCACTTGAAGGTGAGTGGTCACTATGCCCTTTTCCAGACGCGCCCCAAAATCCAAGCCTTCAAAAGCGGATTTGTAACTCATCTTGAAGGCAGGGCTGCGGATTATCACTGTTCCCGCCGACTCGTCCAACGAAGCCATTCCCTCCAGCTGCCGCACCCGATGCCCTTGCCAAGCGATTTGGTCGCATTGCAGCCGGGCGCCCATCAGGCCGGGTTGGTAGAAGCCGCTCAGGCGCACCGTGTCGAGCGCCGTCAGGCCGGGTATGAGGCCATTCGCAAACAAGCCGGGTTGTCGCATGGCAATCTGCCATGCGAGCGAATCTTGATGAGCGCGGGAAAAGGAGGAAGAGTCGCCCTGCAAATGTTTGTCGAGCCACGAGACCAGCAGCTCCGGCAGCTTGCGATTGTCAAAGCGCCCAGCCAAGCTGCCTTCAAGCCAATCGCTGTTTATCTCAAAAATATTTTCTCTTTCGGAAAAACCAATTTGAGCGGTCAGTTGGCTTGGAAAAACCTGCACCGTGTCGCGCCAGCATTTCAAGGAATCCAGCAAAAGCCCTCCACGCGCCAGCAAGGGGCGATGCTGGTCGAGTGTGTCCAAAAAGGGCAGAAAGAGATGGTCGAGATGAGCGCGGAGATGGCCGCTGCTCAAAAACGGGACAGGCGATTGGAGCGCCCGTTGTTCAAAGCAAGTCTCCACGCGCAAGTCTTGAAAGTTGCCGTTGGCCGCCATTTTTTTGCCTTCCAACCGAACGCTGCCCCAGTGCCAACCCGACCATTCGAGTTGTTGAAGTCGTGCTTCCAAGCCAATGTTGCGCAGGGAGTCGCTTGTGATGCTGGCGCTGACATCGAGGCGTTGGGTGGTGTCGAAGCCCCAGTCGGCGAGCAGTGCCGGATGCACCAACGCGGCGGGGAGCAGTTGTTCGGAACGCAGCGTCACGTCCATATTACCGACGCTATCCCGATAGGCCAATTCTACGCGGCCGCCCTTGGGGATGTTCAAGGATATTTCGCTGCCCAAACCACCGCGACCGCCAGTCAAGGTGCCTTTTGCCTGTATCTGTGGTGGCAGATGGAGATATTGGCTCAGTGCGGTGTCGCGGAAAAATGGCGCGAGCAAAGTGCTGTCAAGTGTGGCCTCTACGAGTTCCACTTGGTAACGGGCGCTCGCGCCTTGCCAATCCGCCAGCGAAAAATCGAGTCGTGCGGCGCTCCCATTTTCTCCTGTCCGCAGGTTCAACTGGCCGTCCACCCGACGCATATCGCCTTTGGCGCTACCCGAAAGATGTGTCATTTCGGGCAATTCGAACGACGGCGGCAGGGTGCCCGGCGGCAGCATTTTTTCCACCAAATCGCCCGGGGCATCCAAGGAATGTAGCCGTGTGTCGAACTGAATGAGGCGTGGCTGCCCGGCGTTGGCAATGGTCGCGCTGATATCCGCCTTCATGGGGCGCTTGCGCTCCTGACCTGTCGGCTGGTAGAGCGGCGTGAGGCTCAGTTCCAACTGGCGCATGTCGCCGCGGAAGCGGCCCTGCATCTGAATCACGTCGTCGGCAGCCATTCCTTCCGGCAGCGTCCCGGCGGGCACGAATGTTTGAACCGTGCGGACGTTGGTGCGGAATCGGCTCACCGTCAGGTCGCCGCCAAGTCGGGTCGCTTGGCGCAGGTGGTGTATGTGGCCGCTAAGCGAAAGTGCCGTAGTGCCGTGTTTTGTTTGGAGGTCGAGTTTTTGAAGTCGCAAATCATCGAGCGAGCCGCTGCCTTCCACCACAAAATCAAAAACCTCGTCGGGGTGTTTTTTAAAATAAGGGTAGTCGGTAAAATAAGTCACGTCGGCGCTCCGCAGTTGCCCCTCCAATGGCTCGAATCGGTAGTGCAAGGCATCGCGCGTTTGGAGCGAAATCCCACCCGCGAGCCAACTCTCGTTGGCTTGCAGGCGCATCTTTTTTAGCGCCAGTCGGTCGCCCACCAAAGTGACATCGGTGGATACCGACATTTGCAGGCCACCCGCGTCGCTGGCCTGAATCGCCGCGACAGATGCAAGGATACTATCTGCCTTTACCCGAAGCTGGCCCACTTGCAAGCGGGTGTTGCGCAAATCAATATGGTCGGGGCGAAAAGTGCCCGGCTCGGGCGGCGGTGCCTCGTCCGTGCGCCACACGATGCGGCCATTGTTGTCGGTGATGTTTGAAAAATCAATTTGAAGGGTGTCCATTCGCACCTGTTGCAGGGTGCCGTGCAGCGAATCGGCTTGAAAGCGGAAATGGCTATGGCTGGCGGTGTCTTCCCATTCAAAACGCACGTTTTGCAGCAGGACGGGCGCTCGCCGGGCGGCGACGAAGAGGCTGGGAGGGTGGCCGGAGGGTGGTTGGCCGTCGTCGAAGGCATCGAGGATGAACTGGTAATTCCAACGGGCATCTGCTTGCGCAAGTCGCAAGTGCGCATCGTGCAGCGCGAGGCCGTATATCGGCAGGGTGTCGCGGAATAGTTTCCAAAAGTTGGTTTCCACGACCAACGAACCCACATTTAGCAAGGTGTCGCCTGCGGCATCCGTGACGAACACGTTCCCCAACACGACGCGACGCGGGAAGTCAAGTTCAAAGCGAGCAATGCGAACGGTGTTTTGCAAGCGTTTTTGCAGCCATTGGGCCGCCCAATGAGCGGCTTTTTGCTGGACGGGTGGGCTGAAAAGCAGCAGCAACACCGCCACCAAAAAGCACAGCAACGGAATCCCCAACCATCGGGCTGCTATTTTGACCACCTTGTTTTGTTTCATGTAAAATCGCGGGAATCAACGGATTAGTCGCAAAACTAATCATTTTCACGGTAAGAAATCACCCACAGGCCGAAGAAGGTGATAAGTCCGTTGATGAGAATGGTAAGGAAGCCCACGTCGAGCCATCGTTTGCACGACACCTCCACCACCCAAGTGAGCACGGGGGCCAGCACGCATATCAGTATCACCCAACGGTCGCGGATTTTCAGATTGGTGAACAGGCCAAACATGAACAACCCAAGCAGCGGCCCGTAGGTGTAGCCTGCTATTTTGAAAATCAGGTTGATGACCGCGTCGCTGCTCCAAGCATTGAGCGCCAATATGATGATGATGAACAGGATGGAAAAACCAAGATGCACCAATGTGCGCTGACGACGTTGGCGCTGCACCGCTTTTTGATAGGCCAAATGTTCGGATTCGTCGGCGTATTCGTGGGGCGGCGTTGGCGCGTTTTGTTCAAAATTCAAAAAGTCGACGCAGAAGCTAGTGGTGAGGGCTGTGAGTGCCGAATCCGAGCTGGCATAAGTGCTGGCGATGAGGCCGAGAATAAAGAAAATGCCTGCCCCCAAACCCAAGTGGTCGAAAGCGATTTTGGGGTATAGGTGGTCGGTTCGGGGCGGCACCTCCAGCCCCAGTGTGCTGGTGTAGAGGTAGAGCAGGGCACCGAGCGTGAGGAAGAGAAAATTGATGATGAGCAGGTAAATGCAGAAGACAAACATATTCTTCTGCGCTTCGCGGATGTTTTTGCAGGCCAAGTTTTTTTGCATCAGGTCTTGGTCAAGACCCGTCATGGCCACAGCGATAAGTGCCCCGCTCAGGAATTGTTTGACAAAATGGTTGGGGTCGGAAAGGAAATTGTCGAAGAAGAAAACCTGTCCGTATTTGCTGCTCATCACCGCCGGGATGATGTCGCCAAATCGAAAATCCAACGCTTTGCCGACCGTGATGACCGTGAACACCAAGGCGGCCAGAAAAAAAGTGGTCATGATGGTGTCCGTCCAGATGATGGTCTTCAACCCGCCCTTGAACGTGTATCCATAAATCAAGGCCAGCATCAGGGTCACTGTCAGGACGAAAGGAACGCCCAGCGGCGCAAACACGAACATCTGCAACACGCTGGCTGCCAAAAACATACGCGCCGCAGAGCCTAAGGTGCGCGACAACAGAAAAAATGCCGAACCTGTCTTGTGCGACCAAAATCCGAATCGCTGACCGAGGTAACCGTAGATGGAGGTGAGTTGCAGGCGATAATAAAGCGGCATCAGCACGGTGGCGATGAAAAGGTAGCCCGCCAAGTAGCCCAACACGACCTGCATGTAAGAGAAAGCCATGTTAAGCCCGGAGCCACCCACCTTGCCGGGAATGGATATGAACGTGACCCCGCTGATGCTCGTGCCTATCATCGCATAAGCCACCACATACCACGGCACTTTCCGATTGGCAAGAAAAAAGCCCTCGTTGCCCACATTGCGTCCCGTCAGCCAAGCCACCCCTATCAGCATGGCGAAGTAGAGGAAAAGCACGAACAATACGAGTGCAGGCGTGAGATGTTCGGTCATGTCGTTGCGGCTTAGAATGCCGGAATGGGCGATTCGGGAAGCGCGGCAAAAGTAGTTTTTTTTGGCAAACCAAGATGGTGGGCAAAAATGTGCATGGGGGTTTGCCTCTGCTTCACTGATTCAGCCACGACTTAAAATCTCTCGCGGTCTCGGTGCTGACAATCACTTCTCGCGGGGCTTGGGGCTTCAAATCCACTTTGACGCGGCTTTTGGAAAGCACCGTGATTTTGTCAATCGCGTCGAAGTGGGCGATGTAGCTGCGGTTGAGCCGAAAAAAATGCGTCGGGTCGAGCAAGTCTTCGAGGTCGGCCAATTTGTACTCCACGATGAAGCGAGCGCCATCCTTTTTCACCAGATAAACGTAGCGGTCTTCGCCCTCAAAATAGGCAACATCATCGGCTTTCACGCTGAGGATTTTCTCGCGGCGCGACACCAAAAAACGCTGTTGGTAAGAACGCTGGGGCTGCTGGAGCGCCTGCAACAACTGATGCACGTCGAAAGCGGGTTGGGGCTGACGAGTGGCGCGGT
This genomic interval from Saprospiraceae bacterium contains the following:
- a CDS encoding translocation/assembly module TamB domain-containing protein, with amino-acid sequence MKQNKVVKIAARWLGIPLLCFLVAVLLLLFSPPVQQKAAHWAAQWLQKRLQNTVRIARFELDFPRRVVLGNVFVTDAAGDTLLNVGSLVVETNFWKLFRDTLPIYGLALHDAHLRLAQADARWNYQFILDAFDDGQPPSGHPPSLFVAARRAPVLLQNVRFEWEDTASHSHFRFQADSLHGTLQQVRMDTLQIDFSNITDNNGRIVWRTDEAPPPEPGTFRPDHIDLRNTRLQVGQLRVKADSILASVAAIQASDAGGLQMSVSTDVTLVGDRLALKKMRLQANESWLAGGISLQTRDALHYRFEPLEGQLRSADVTYFTDYPYFKKHPDEVFDFVVEGSGSLDDLRLQKLDLQTKHGTTALSLSGHIHHLRQATRLGGDLTVSRFRTNVRTVQTFVPAGTLPEGMAADDVIQMQGRFRGDMRQLELSLTPLYQPTGQERKRPMKADISATIANAGQPRLIQFDTRLHSLDAPGDLVEKMLPPGTLPPSFELPEMTHLSGSAKGDMRRVDGQLNLRTGENGSAARLDFSLADWQGASARYQVELVEATLDSTLLAPFFRDTALSQYLHLPPQIQAKGTLTGGRGGLGSEISLNIPKGGRVELAYRDSVGNMDVTLRSEQLLPAALVHPALLADWGFDTTQRLDVSASITSDSLRNIGLEARLQQLEWSGWHWGSVRLEGKKMAANGNFQDLRVETCFEQRALQSPVPFLSSGHLRAHLDHLFLPFLDTLDQHRPLLARGGLLLDSLKCWRDTVQVFPSQLTAQIGFSERENIFEINSDWLEGSLAGRFDNRKLPELLVSWLDKHLQGDSSSFSRAHQDSLAWQIAMRQPGLFANGLIPGLTALDTVRLSGFYQPGLMGARLQCDQIAWQGHRVRQLEGMASLDESAGTVIIRSPAFKMSYKSAFEGLDFGARLEKGIVTTHLQVLDSLGRQRVALGAALTQDSIWYARLEPVQTIQYQQWAVSAGNRINFPTATAPLAVHDFEMRLDSQMLRLEGDLENRLRAEFQSLDLSLLPTLLQLDSVTMGGLLEGVVRIDSLQSDDPTIRARLGIGGLKYNEADVGNLSFGILQTGRDAFKVTASVQGANEVELSGDFGTKTHLNLNVFVKKLRLETAMPFVKTYFHECSGELAGQMEVGGILEKPDVSGIFQLNDAAIRPTVNNVRYRLNGQTLRIAHNAIVLDSLQMTDERNRRAWLNGRVDLNNMDSVELDLQFAMQEFLVLKTIETSDVPYFGTLMTDATGTVKGKASLPVVMVNVKPSGDSELWYRYDDGQRTLNESVGIVVFVNPNEPATPVEEVAAKTTFPFRLEMNLELKDNNNLKLKVILNQMTRDVLEAKGRGNLHLDVFPHGDIELNGRVEIVSGTAEYSYNNFFKRTFMLAKGGSLMWTKDPYNPVMDLAAHYVVKTSPLPLLAGQSNQPNIGVQTFWLTASMRGYMDDAELKFELAYPIDAEQGTDYKNTGNPDIIQAVNQINENPAAISQQVFSLIVFKSLSGSGLDQARVVDWQAGLNNMISQQLNALASDISWVDIDFKLNDASASGQADLDFRVKKSFFNDRVTFRASGETSFDYAGSNGNSSGVGSQFDNILVEYKINRSGTLKATAFSEQAFNGLFQRRINQTGAGLIFEKEYLRLSDIFNRSPKAASAPKPAQ
- a CDS encoding sodium:solute symporter, which gives rise to MTEHLTPALVLFVLFLYFAMLIGVAWLTGRNVGNEGFFLANRKVPWYVVAYAMIGTSISGVTFISIPGKVGGSGLNMAFSYMQVVLGYLAGYLFIATVLMPLYYRLQLTSIYGYLGQRFGFWSHKTGSAFFLLSRTLGSAARMFLAASVLQMFVFAPLGVPFVLTVTLMLALIYGYTFKGGLKTIIWTDTIMTTFFLAALVFTVITVGKALDFRFGDIIPAVMSSKYGQVFFFDNFLSDPNHFVKQFLSGALIAVAMTGLDQDLMQKNLACKNIREAQKNMFVFCIYLLIINFLFLTLGALLYLYTSTLGLEVPPRTDHLYPKIAFDHLGLGAGIFFILGLIASTYASSDSALTALTTSFCVDFLNFEQNAPTPPHEYADESEHLAYQKAVQRQRRQRTLVHLGFSILFIIIILALNAWSSDAVINLIFKIAGYTYGPLLGLFMFGLFTNLKIRDRWVILICVLAPVLTWVVEVSCKRWLDVGFLTILINGLITFFGLWVISYREND
- a CDS encoding response regulator transcription factor — its product is MRVIIVEDEKHARDNLEKLLRELDPHIEIQAKLDSVRGTVAWLQANETDLIFLDIHLADDLSFKIFEQTEVKAPVIFTTAYDQYALRAFKVNSLDYLLKPIDKEELAQSLEKYRATRQPQPAFDVHQLLQALQQPQRSYQQRFLVSRREKILSVKADDVAYFEGEDRYVYLVKKDGARFIVEYKLADLEDLLDPTHFFRLNRSYIAHFDAIDKITVLSKSRVKVDLKPQAPREVIVSTETARDFKSWLNQ